The following proteins come from a genomic window of Planctomycetota bacterium:
- a CDS encoding ATP-dependent Clp protease proteolytic subunit, with translation MTLIPMVIEKTGRGERAYDIYSRLLKDRVIFLGGGVDDDTANLIIAQLLFLSNEDAKSDIHFYINSPGGSISAGMAIYDTMQFIRPPVATYCVGLAASMGAWLLAAGEKGKRFALPNSRIMLHQPLIGGVFQGQATDIEIQAEEMIKTRQRMYEIMHDATGQPIDKIAADCDRDKWLDAEAAKEYGLVDGVLKHVPADFGTKHEKDEE, from the coding sequence ATGACGCTGATTCCGATGGTGATCGAAAAGACCGGCCGCGGCGAGCGCGCCTATGACATCTACTCGCGTCTGCTCAAGGATCGCGTCATCTTTCTGGGCGGCGGCGTCGATGACGATACAGCCAACCTGATCATTGCGCAGCTTTTGTTCCTGTCCAACGAGGACGCCAAGAGCGACATCCATTTCTACATCAACTCCCCCGGCGGCTCGATCAGCGCGGGCATGGCCATCTATGACACGATGCAGTTCATCCGCCCGCCCGTCGCGACATACTGCGTCGGCCTCGCCGCCTCGATGGGGGCGTGGCTGCTCGCCGCCGGCGAAAAGGGCAAACGCTTCGCCCTGCCCAACAGCCGCATCATGCTCCATCAGCCCCTCATTGGCGGCGTCTTCCAGGGACAAGCCACCGACATCGAAATTCAGGCCGAGGAAATGATCAAGACGCGCCAGCGCATGTATGAGATCATGCACGACGCGACCGGCCAGCCCATCGACAAGATCGCCGCCGACTGCGATCGCGACAAGTGGCTCGATGCCGAGGCGGCCAAGGAATACGGCCTCGTCGACGGCGTCCTGAAGCATGTGCCCGCCGACTTCGGCACCAAGCACGAAAAAGACGAAGAATAA